A window of the Pogona vitticeps strain Pit_001003342236 chromosome 4, PviZW2.1, whole genome shotgun sequence genome harbors these coding sequences:
- the LOC144589115 gene encoding endogenous retrovirus group K member 5 Gag polyprotein-like — protein sequence MGSSLSPQQSKYVDDLYYLVTENGHSATKKEVEALVWTIGDMCPWVPESGTFDLEKWTKIGMNFQGNPKVSSRILFTWCKVRACLKGLTPNNILFSQQLASGNSSYPPLPQILPPQPLNLMPSAPPPPNYNQGRLPPKPPDKLLRDDEDSSPDLFPTDEHNKAVLIKPSASGSTPHGHTTMLSRSLAAALCEAGATDNSILSAFPVIRGRPAVPPIPGADDNDPGVAGRPPVPDRYEPIQMKVIKDLLHSIKENGPHAPYTKALLENLSEQNLTPNDWKLVVRSLLPPAHYMLLMEEWRHLALAQAEKNQHANPIVLVDRDMLTGEGQYQTNQQQLALTDVSLEQTAKLVLKAWKKIPGGDATASFGSVRQGAKEVYSDFVSRLYRALELQVEDPNARSMLIKQLAFENANDDCRSALTPIYSKGDTTIQDMLRVCQNVGTHTYKAHLLAAAQVATNPVAGRKCFSCGKEGHFRAQCRSAPKGVARPSKKCPICHKGYHWANQCRSRSDNLGQTDNIQGNQKAGQPQARPKN from the coding sequence ATGGGTTCTTCACTGTCTCCTCAACAGTCTAAATATGTTGATGATCTTTACTATCTTGTAACGGAAAATGGACACTCTGCTACTAAAAAGGAAGTCGAAGCCCTAGTTTGGACTATCGGCGATATGTGTCCATGGGTACCCGAATCTGGAACTTTTGATTTGGAAAAGTGGACAAAAATTGGCATGAATTTTCAAGGCAATCCAAAAGTGTCTTCTCGAATTCTGTTTACCTGGTGTAAGGTCCGAGCTTGTTTAAAGGGACTTACACCAAATAACATTCTCTTTAGTCAACAACTAGCATCTGGGAACAGCTCTTATCCTCCCTTGCCTCAAATCTTGCCTCCTCAACCTTTAAATCTCATGCCTTCAGCACCGCCGCCACCAAATTACAACCAGGGGCGGCTGCCACCAAAACCTCCAGATAAACTGTTGAGAGATGATGAGGACTCCAGCCCTGATCTGTTTCCCACTGATGAACATAACAAGGCAGTACTAATTAAACCCTCTGCGTCAGGTTCAACCCCCCATGGGCACACTACTATGCTTTCCAGATCCCTTGCAGCTGCCCTTTGTGAAGCTGGGGCTACAGATAACTCTATCTTATCAGCGTTTCCTGTTATTCGTGGACGACCCGCTGTACCACCTATTCCCGGTGCTGATGATAATGACCCTGGTGTAGCTGGCAGACCACCTGTACCTGATAGATATGAGCCTATCCAAATGAAAGTGATAAAAGATTTGCTCCACAGCATCAAAGAAAATGGACCCCATGCTCCCTATACTAAAGCTTTGCTTGAAAATTTAAGTGAACAGAATCTGACCCCCAATGATTGGAAACTTGTGGTCAGATCGCTTTTACCTCCGGCCCACTATATGCTCCTTATGGAGGAATGGCGTCACCTTGCCCTAGCACAAGCTGAAAAAAATCAACATGCCAATCCTATAGTGCTAGTAGACAGGGACATGTTGACTGGGGAAGGTCAGTATCAAACCAACCAGCAGCAATTGGCACTGACAGATGTATCCCTAGAGCAGACTGCTAAGTTAGTTCTTAAAGCATGGAAGAAAATACCTGGAGGTGATGCTACTGCCAGTTTTGGCTCAGTTCGGCAGGGGGCGAAAGAAGTGTACTCTGATTTTGTGAGCCGACTATACCGTGCTTTAGAACTTCAAGTAGAAGACCCCAACGCCCGCTCCATGCTTATTAAACAATTAGCTTTTGAAAATGCTAATGATGACTGCCGATCGGCGCTTACCCCCATTTACAGCAAGGGTGACACGACCATCCAAGATATGCTGCGTGTATGTCAGAATGTTGGAACTCATACTTACAAAGCACATCTGCTAGCAGCTGCCCAAGTAGCCACTAACCCAGTGGCAGGTAGGAAGTGTTTTTCTTGCGGAAAGGAGGGACATTTCCGTGCTCAATGTCGTTCGGCCCCCAAGGGCGTGGCTCGACCATCTAAAAAATGCCCCATCTGTCATAAGGGTTATCACTGGGCTAATCAATGCCGTTCCCGCTCTGACAACCTAGGTCAAACTGACAATATTCAGGGAAACCAGAAAGCGGGCCAGCCCCAGGCCCGCCCAAAGAATTAG